The Syngnathus typhle isolate RoL2023-S1 ecotype Sweden linkage group LG1, RoL_Styp_1.0, whole genome shotgun sequence genome includes a window with the following:
- the mrpl18 gene encoding 39S ribosomal protein L18, mitochondrial, with translation MVSSHISRGVRLLFGQMKRYAVATNQPARCVTQSATQPEPCTAKNESVNPTFMNRNPRSLELMALAVKDRGWKTTWPHREFYHRLVFSRSQKFVTAQVFSCSSPDPVLSCSTKEWALKKDLPSTNCVAACQAVGEVLAHRCKQAGITRMVYRAIPWTYRSDAVQSFRAAMKAGGIILSEPRRKYIES, from the exons ATGGTTTCGAGCCACATCAGTCGAGGGGTTCGTCTGCTGTTCGGTCAAATGAAGCGATATGCTGTGGCAACAAACCAACCAG CTCGGTGTGTGACCCAGTCGGCGACTCAGCCGGAGCCCTGCACGGCAAAAAACGAGTCAGTTAATCCGACTTTTATGAACCGAAACCCGAGGAGCCTGGAGTTGATGGCCCTGGCAGTGAAGGACCGCGGCTGGAAGACGACATGGCCTCACCGCGAGTTCTACCACAG GTTGGTGTTTTCCCGCAGTCAGAAATTTGTGACGGCACAAGTCTTCTCATGCTCCTCACCCGACCCGGTGCTCTCATGTTCGACCAAAGAGTGGGCACTGAAGAAGGATCTGCCCTCCACAAACTGCGTGGCGGCCTGTCAGGCCGTGGGTGAGGTGCTGGCGCATCGATGCAAGCAGGCTGGCATCACCAGGATGGTGTACAGGGCCATTCCCTGGACATATCGCTCAGATGCC GTTCAGTCATTCCGGGCAGCAATGAAAGCTGGAGGAATCATCCTCAGTGAACCCAGAAGGAAATACATTGAATCCTAA